The Motilibacter aurantiacus region TCCGCGCGCGCGGCGGGCCGCCCCTAGCGTGGACGGCCAGCCCGGCAGGAGGAGACGCGCGATGGCGGCCGACGACGACGCGACGGCGCACGGCCCGGCGACGGGTGCGGGCTCTGCCCCGGAGGCGCTGCGCCGCGTCGCGCGTGCCGAGCCGGGCCGGGTCGCGGTCTGCGTGACGGGGAGCGACGGGCCCGAGCTGACGACGTACGCCGAGCTCGACCGCGCCGTCGACCGGCTCGCGCAGGCGCTGGCCGCCGAGCTCGGGCCGCCGGTGCACGGGGCGCACCGCGTCGCCGTGCGGCTGCACGGCCCGCTCGAGGTCGTCGTCGCGACCCTCGCCCTGGAGCGGGCCGCCCTCGCGGTCGTGCCCGTCGACCCGAGCGCGCCGATCGAGCGCGTCGAGGCGATCCTCGCCGACGTCGAGGCGGCCCTGCTGCTCAGCGACGTCCCGGGGGACGCCGACGAGGTGGGCCGGCGGGTCGAGCACCCCCTCGGGCTGGGCGTCGAGCCGGTGGCCGGGTTGCCGGCGGCCCAGCCCTCCCCCGACGCGCTGGCGGCGGTGATGTTCACCTCCGGCTCGACCGGCACCCCGAAGGGGATCGTCGTCCCGCACGCCCAGCGTCAGGCCTTCGCCCGCTGGGTCGACCGCTTCTGGGCGCTGCCGGACGGCGCCCGGGTCGGCACGCTCTCGGTCGGCACCGTGGGGTTCTACGAGGCGCTCGTGCGCGGCACCGTGATGTGCGGCGGCACCCTGCACGCCTATCCGGTACGCCGCCTCGGCCTCGGCGCGCTGGCCCCCTGGCTGCTGGAGCACCGCATCCAAGCCCTGCCGCTCGTGCCGACCCTGCTGCGCGCGCTCGTGCCGGCGCTCCCGCCCGGCCTGCGGTTCCCCGACCTCACCACCGTCGTGCTGGGCGCCGAGGCCCCCACCTGGGAGGACGTCCGGCTGCTGCGCACCGTCCTGCCGCCCGGCGCCACGGTCTACAACCTCTACGGCACCACCGAGACCGGGTCGGTCGCCGGCCTCGCGCTGCCGGGCGACGCCCCGCTCGGCGAGGGCCGGCTGCCCGCGGGCCGGGCCATCGACGGCTGCCGCATCGAGATCACCGGCGAGGACGGCACCGTGCTGCCCGCGGGGGTGCGCGGCGAGGTCACGGTGGTGACGGCGTACGGCGGCACCGGATACTGGAACCGGCCCGAGCAGACCCGGGCGGTGTGGCGGGCACGCCCGGACGGCACGGTCGGCTGCCGGACCGGTGACGCGGGCACGCTCGGCGCCGACGGCGTGCTGCAGTGCCACGGCCGCATGGACCACGTCGTCAAGATCGCCGGCAACCGGGTCGAGCTCGGCGAGGTCGAGTCCGCCCTGCAGGCGGCCGACGGCGTCGCCGGAGCCGCCGCGGTGGGCCGGCCCGATGCGGAGGGCGACGTCCGGCTGCACGCCTTCGTCACCGCCGCCGCGGACGCCGTCCTGCACCCGGCCGCGCTGCGCGGACGGCTGGCCCGCCGGCTGCCCGGCTACATGCTCCCGGACTCGATCACCATCCTGGACGAGCTGCCCGGGCTGCCCGGGGGCAAGGTCGACCGCAGCGCGCTGCCCGAGCCGGCTCTCCGGCGCGAGCGACCGGCCGCCGCGGCCTCCTCGCAGCTGGAGGCCGCGCTCGTCGCGGTCTGGCAGGAGGTGCTCGGCCGCGAGGTCGGGGCGGACGACGACTTCTTCGACCTCGGCGGCGACTCGCTGCGCGCCGCCCGGGCCTTCGCGCTCATGAAGGCGCGGCTCGGCTACGACCGGCCGATCTCGCTGCTGCTGGACGCCCCGACGGTCGCGCTGCTCGCCGCCGCGCTGGAGGCGGGCGTCGACGGCTGGGAGCCGCTGGTCCCGGTGCGGGTGGCCGGCGAGAAGCCGCCGGTCTTCCTCGTCCACGGCGGCGGGGGCAACGTGCTCTTCGCCCGCCGGCTGGCCCAGGGGCTGCCCGACGGCCACCCGGTCTACGCCTTCCAGGCGCCGACCCTCTCCGGCCGGGCCTCCGAGGAGCGCACGCTGGAGGAGCTGGCCGCGCGGTACGTCGCCGAGGCCCGGCGCTGTGCCCCGGACGGGCCGTACCTGCTGTTCGGCTACTCCCTCGGCGGCGTCATCGCCTTCGAGATGGCGCTGCAGCTGCAGGCAGCGGGCGCGCAGGTGGGCCTGCTCGCGATGGGCGACAGCGACCTGCCGGCCGTCGCGCCGGCCCCGTCGATCCCGCTGGCCCGGCGCGCCGCCGACCGGCTCGGCGAGCTGCGCGGCCTCCCCCCGCAGCAGGCCCTGCGCCGCGCGGCCCGGCTGCCCGGCAACCAGGCCCGCAACCTCCCCGCTGCGCTACGCCTGCGCGGCCTGCGCCGCCAGTGGCGCGAGCAGCTCGCACAGGTGGCGCCGGGCGCGCCGGTCGACGTCGAGTTCCGGGTCGCGTGGAGCCTGCAGGAGAGCGGGAGGCTGCTGGCGGCGTACGCGCCGGCCCGGGCTTTCGACGGCTCGGTGGTCATGGTGAGCGCCAGCGAGTCCCGGCGCGACCATGCCGGTGAGTGGGCGCCGTACGTCACCGGGAAGGTGCACGTCGAGCAGGTGGACGGCCGGCACGAGAGCCTGCTGCAGGGCGAGCGGATCGACGCGGTCGCCGCGGCGCTCGCGGCAGCCCTCGGCCGGGTGGGGGCCCTGCGCAGCTGAGCAGCCTGCCGGCGCGGATGACCGGGCCTCGGCGGCGGCGCCGTCGTCGCAGCCGGCAGGACGCCGGCGCAGCTGCCGGCACCGGCGCGCTCAGTCGGCGGGGCGGCCCTCGTGCACGGCGATCGCGCGCCGCATCGTGCGCCGGGCGCGGGCCCGGTCCCCCGCCGCGTCGTAGGCCAGGGCGAGGCGGAACCACGCGCGCCAGTCCTCGGGAAACGCCCTGGCCTCGGCGCTGCGCCGCTCGAACAGCTCGTCGGCGGCCGCTCGCTCGGGCCGGCCGCTGGGGCGGCGCGGCAGGTCGTCCACCGGCAGCCCGCCCTCGGCGTCGAGCTCGCGGCCGAGCACCTCGACCTGTCGGCCGAAGCGCAGCTCGGCCCACACCAGCCAGAGCCCGACGACGGGCAGCAGCAGCACGGCCACGCCGAGCACGACTGCCGCGGGACGCCCGTCGGCGACGAGCACGACCCCGCGCCAGCCGATGAAGGCCGCGTAGACGAGGACCAGCGCCGCGAGCAGCAGCGCTGTCCGGCGGGCGCTCACGGCAGGTCGAGGTAGGCCTCGAGCCCCACGGTCAGGCCCGGGGTCTCGCGCACGCGCCGGACCGCCAGCAGCAGGCCGGGCATGAACCCCTCGCGGTCGTGGGAGTCGTGGCGCAGGGTGAGGGTCTCGCCCCGTGCGCCGAGCAGGACCTCCTCGGACGCGACGAGCCCGCGCAGGCGTACGGCGTGCACGGGGATGCCCTCGACGCTCGCGCCGCGGGCGCCGTCCAACGCCTCCGTGGTGGCGTCCGGCATGGGCGGGAGCCCGGCCTCCGCGCGCGCCGCCGCGACCAGCTCCGCGGTGCGGCGGGCGGTGCCGCTGGGCGCGTCCGCCTTGCCGGGGTGGTGCAGCTCGACGATCTCGACCGACTCGTAGAAGCGGGCCGCCTGCGCGGCGAAGCGCATGAGCAGCACGGCGCCGACGCTGAAGTTCGGGACGACGAGGACCGCGACCCCGGGGGCGTCGGCCAGCCAGCCGCGCACCTCGTCCAGGCGCTCGGGGGTGAAGCCGGACGTGCCCGTGACGACTGAGATGCCCTGCTCGACGCAGGACCGCAGGTTCGCCATCACGGCGTCCGGGCGGGTGAGCTCCACCGCGACGTCCACCCCGTCGGCGCGGAGCCGGGTGAGGTCGTCACCGCGCCCGAGACGGGCCACGAGGTCCAGCCCGTCGGCGGCCTCGACCGCCCGGCAGGCGGTCGCGCCCATGCGGCCCTGGGCGCCGATCACGGCGACTCTGGTCATCTCGTCACGTTCCCCTTCAGCGGGCGGAGCCGGCGGTGATCACGGGGCTCGGCTCCGGCGGACCGGCGGGCCGTGCGCCGAGTCCCGTGATCACCGCCGGGGGAGCAGCGGCGGTGCCGCAGGGCGGCGGAAGCTAAGCGACGGCGGAGAACTCGCGCCCCGCGTCGAACGGGCCGACGACGGCGAGCGTCGGCGTCACCGTCAGCAGGTCCTGCGCCACGGCCTGCACGTCGTCGAGCGTCACGGCCGAGATCTGGGCCAGGACCGCGTCGATCCCGGCCAGCTCGCCGTAGACCAGCTCGGCCTTGCCCAGCCGGCTCATCCGGGCGCCGGTGTCCTCCAGCCCGAGGACGAGGCCGCCGCGCAGCTGGCCCTGGCCACGGACGAGCTCGTCGCGGGTGATCCCGCTCGCGGCGACCAGCTCGAGCTGCTCGCGGCAGACGGCCAGCACGTCGTCGACCTTCTTGGGCAGGCAGCCGGCGTAGATGCCGAAGACTCCCGCGTCGGCGTACTGGGCGTTGTAGCTGTAGACCGAGTACGCCATGCCGCGCTTCTCGCGCACCTCCTGGAAGAGGCGCGAGCTCATCCCGCCGCCGAGCGCGGCGTTCAGCACGCCGAGGGCGAAGCGGCGCTCGTCCGTGCGCGAGACGCCGGGCACGCCGAGCACGAGGTTCGCCTGCTCCGTGCGGCGCTCCTCGACCCGCGTGCCGCCGAGGCCGCGCGGGGCCTTCGTGGCGCCCAGGCGCGGCGGGGCCGGCACGTCGTCGCCGCCGAGCGCCCCCGCCTTGTCGAAGGCGGAGCGGACCAGGCGGACGACCTTGGCGTGGTCGACGTTGCCCGCCACCGTGACGACCATGGCCGAGGGCTTGTAGCGCCGCTTGTAGTAGCCGTGGATCGCCGAGCGCGACAGCGCCGACACCGAGTCGACCGTGCCGGTGACCGGGCGCCCGAGCGGCGCATCGCCGAAGATCGCCTCGCTGAAGAGCTCGTGCACCGCGTCGGTCGGGTCGTCGTCGTGCATCGCGATCTCTTCGAGGATCACGCCTCGCTCCTGCTCCACGTCCGCCGTGCTGACGGTCGAGGAGGTGACGAGGTCGCACACCACGTCGACCGCCAGCGGCAGGTCCTCGTCGAGGACCCGCGCGTAGTAGCAGGTGTATTCCTTCGTGGTGAAGGCGTTCATCTCGCCGCCGACCGCGTCGATCGTCGAGGAGATGTCCAGCGCGGTGCGCCGCTTCGTGCCCTTGAAGAGCAGGTGCTCGAGGTAGTGCGAGGCGCCGGCCAGGGACGGCGCCTCGTCGCGCGAGCCGACGCCGATCCAGATGCCGACGGTCGCGGAGCGCACCCCCGGCAGGGCCTCGGTCACGACGCGCAGACCGCCGGGGAGGACGGTGCGGCGGACAGTGCCGCCGCTCCCGTCCTCCCCGGTCAGCGTGCGCGTGGTGCCCGGGCGCTGCGGTCGCAGAGCGTTCGTCCGGGCAGCCACTCTCAGGCCTTGGAGTCGGCCGCGGCCTCGTCGGCCGTGCCCTCCGCGGAAGCGCCCTCAGCGGCGCCCTCGGCCTCGTCGACGACCGGCACGAGCGAGAGCTTGCCGCGCGGGTCGATCTCGGCGATCTCGACCTGGACCTTCTGGCCGACCTTGACGACGTCCTCGACGTTGTCGACCCGCTTGCCGCCGGCCAGCTTGCGCAGCTGGGAGACGTGCAGCAGGCCGTCGCGGCCGGGGACGAGCGACACGAAGGCGCCGAACGTCGTGGTCTTGACGACGGTGCCGAGGTAGCGCTCGCCGATCTCGGGCATCGTCGGGTTGGCGATGCCGTTGATCGTCTGGCGCGCGGCCTCGGCGGACGGGCCGTCGACGGCGCCGATGTAGATCGTGCCGTCGTCCTCGATCGTGATCTCGGCGCCGGTCTCGTCCTGGATCTGGTTGATCATCTTGCCCTTCGGGCCGATGACCTCGCCGATCTTGTCCACCGGGATCTTGACGGTGATGATGCGCGGCGCGAACGGCGACATCTCGTCCGGGACGTCGATGGCCTCGTTCATCACGTCGAGGATGTGCAGCCGGGCCTCGCGGGCCTGGGTCAGCGCACCCGCGAGCACCGACGCGGGGATGCCGTCGAGCTTGGTGTCCAGCTGGATCGCCGTCACGAACTCCTTGGTGCCGGCCACCTTGAAGTCCATGTCGCCGAACGCGTCCTCGGCGCCGAGGATGTCGGTGAGCGCGGCGTACTCGGTCTTGCCGTCGACCTCGTCCGAGACCAGGCCCATCGCGATGCCCGCGACCGGCGCCTTGAGCGGCACACCGGCGTTGAGCAGCGACATCGTCGAGGCGCAGACCGAGCCCATCGACGTCGAGCCGTTGGAGCCGAGCGCCTCGGACACCTGGCGGATCGCGTAGGGGAACTCCTCGCGCGTCGGCAGCACCGGCACGAGCGCCCGCTCGGCGAGCGCGCCGTGGCCGATCTCGCGGCGCTTGGGCGAGCCCACGCGCCCCGTCTCACCCGTGCTGTACGGCGGGAAGTTGTAGTTGTGCATGTAGCGCTTGCGCGTCTCGGGCGAGAGCGTGTCCAGCTGCTGCTCCATGCGGAGCATGTTCAGCGTCGTGACCCCCAGGATCTGGGTCTCGCCGCGCTCGAAGAGCGCCGAGCCGTGCACGCGCGGGAGGACCTCGACCTCGGCCGAGAGCTGCCGGATGTCGGCGAGCCCACGGCCGTCGATGCGGACCTTGTCGCGCAGGATGCGCTGGCGGACGAGCTTCTTGGTCAGCGACCGGTAGGCCCCGGACAGCTCCTTCTCGCGGCCCGCGAACTGCTCGCCGAGGCGCTCGCTGACGAGCCCCTTGACCCGGTCGAGCTCGGCCTCGCGCTCCTGCTTGCCGGCGATCGTCAGCGCGGCGGAGAGCTCCTCGGTCACCGCGCCCTCGACGGCCTCGAAGGCGTCGGGCTGGTAGTCCGGGTAGAGCGGGAACTCGCGCGTCTCCTTGGCGGCCTTGGCGGCGACCTCGGACTGCGCCTCGCACAGCGTGCGGATGAAGGGCTTGGCGGCCTCGAGGCCCTCGGCGACGATCTCCTCGGTGGGAGCGCCCTGGCCCTCCTCCTTGACCAGGCGCCAGGCCTGGTCGGTGGCCTCGGCCTCGACCATCATGATCGCGACATCTGCCGAGGCACCGTCACCGACGACGCGGCCGGCGACGACCATGTCGAACACGGCGCCGGCGAGCTGCTCGTGCGTCGGGAACGCGACCCACTGGCCCTCGATGAGGGCAACGCGGGTGGCGCCGATCGGGCCGCTGAAGGGCAGGCCGGCCAGCTGGGTCGACAGCGACGCGGCGTTGATCGCCACGACGTCGTAGAGGTCGTTCGGGTTGAGCGCCATGACCGTGACGACGACCTGGATCTCGTTGCGCAGGCCCTTGACGAAGGACGGGCGCAGCGGCCGGTCGATGAGGCGGCAGGTGAGGATCGCGTCCTCGCTGGGGCGGCCCTCCCGGCGGAAGAACGAGCCGGGGATGCGGCCCGCGGCGTACATCCGCTCCTCGACGTCGACGGTGAGCGGGAAGAAGTCGAACTGCTCCTTCGGGCTCTTGGACGCGGTCGTCGCCGAGAGCAGCATCGTCTCTTCGTCGAGGTACGCCACGGCGGAGCCGGCGGCCTGGCGGGCGAGGCGCCCGGTCTCGAACCGGACGGTGCGCTTGCCGAAGCGGCCGTTGTCGATGACGGCGGTGGCCGTCGTGATGTCGGAACCCTCCACGGGTCCTCCTGTTCGTGTGGGGAGCAGGAGGCACGGAAGGTGTCGGGGGCCGGTCTTCGAGAGAAGCGCCCGGAGCTGCTCTGCCGCTCCGGAGGCCACTACCGAGGACCGACGTCGACGTCCTCGTCGTGCGTCCCGCCCACGGGCTGGGCGTTGGGGGTGCGCTCGCGGGGTCGGCCCCGCGAAGCAGCGAGGGGAGCGACCGGATGGCCACTCCCCTCGGGGCCGCTATCGGCGCAGGCCGAGCCGCTCGATGAGCGAGCGGTAGCGGTTGATGTCCTTCTTCGCCAGGTACTGCAGCAGGCGGCGGCGACGGCCGACCAGGAGCAGCAGGCCACGGCGGCTGTGGTGGTCGTGCTTGTGGGTCTTGAGGTGCTCCGTGAGGTCACGGATGCGCTGGCTGAGCAGCGCCACCTGGGCCTCCGGCGAGCCGGTGTCGCCCGGCGTCAGGGAGTACTCGTCGAGGATCTTCTTCTTCGTCGCTGCGTCGAGGGACACAGGGCTCCTTCCGGGGGTTCGCTGCGCGGTGCCCCGGGCTGATCCTTCGGGGCGCTCTCGAGTCCGCGGCCGGTTCACACGGCAACTTCGAGGCTACCAGCCGGTGACCGTGCGTCCCGCCACCGGCCGCTCAGCGCAGCAGCTCGCGCACCCGGTCGACGTCGAGCGCCATCTGCGCGACCAGCTCCTCGACTCCGGCGAACTTCTCGGTGTCGCGGACCCGGCCCACGAAGTCGACGGCCACGTGCTCGCCGTACAGGTCGAGGTCGGTCCGGTCCAGGACGTACGCCTCCACCCGGCGCTTCTCGCCGCCGAACGTGGGGTTGGTGCCGATGGAGATCGCGGCGGGCAGCCGGGTCTCGCCCTCGGCGGAGAGGTTGTGCGGGAGCCCGCGGACCAGCCAGCCGGCGTAGACGCCGTCGGCCGGCACCACGGTGCGCGCCGGCACGTCGAGGTTGGCCGTCGGGTAGCCGAGCTCGCGGCCCCGCTTGTCCCCGTGGACGACGACGCCCTCCACCCGGTGCGGCCGGTCGAGCGCGCGCGCCGCCGCCTCCACCTCGCCGAGCGCGACCCGGTCGCGGACGAAGGTGGAGGACCAGCGGTGGCCCGCCTCCTCCACCAGGCCGACCGGGCAGACGGTGAACCCGGACCTCGCGCCCAGGGTCGACAGCAGCGCGGCGTCGCCCGCGGCCTTGTGCCCGAACCGGAAGTCCGCCCCCACCACGACCTCCGCGGCGTGCAGCGCGTCGACCAGCACGCGCCCGACGAACTGCTCCGGGGACCAGGAGGCCAGCTCGGCGTCGAAGGGCAGGACGCACACCGCGTCCACGCCGAGGTCGCCGAGCAGGGCGGCCCGGTGCGCGACGGTCGTCAGCTGCTTGGGCGCGATCTGCGGGCGCAGCACGTCCAGCGGGTGCGGGTCGAAGGTCACCACGACCGCCGGGATGTGCGCCGAACGGCTGCGGGCGACCGCCCGGCCGACCACGGCGCGGTGGCCGCGGTGCACGCCGTCGAAGACACCGATGGAGACGACCGAAGGGCCCCAGTCGGAGGGGATCGCTCCGAGCCCATGCCAGACCTGCACGCGGTGCAGCCTGCCAGACGCCCCGCGCGCGCCCGGCGGGCCGGGTCAGGCGGCCGCGAACACCGCGAGCGGCCTGGCGCGCCCGCCGCGCTCCTCGACCAGGGCCAGGAAGGCGCCGTCCGGGCCGAAGACCGCCACCGGCCCCGCCGTGCCCTCGGCCGGGAGCAGCGCGCCGTGGGCGAGCCGGGCCGCGTCCTCCGCGCCGACCTCACGGCGGGGGAAGGCACGCCCCGCGGCGGCGGCCATCGGCAGGACGTCCACCTGCTCCTCGAGCTTCTCGAGGGTGCGGGCGTCCTCAAGCGTCCACGGGCCGACGCGGGTGCGCCGCAGCATCGTCAGGTGGCCGCCCACCCCGAGCGCGCGTCCGAGGTCGCGGGCCAGGGCGCGGACGTACGTGCCGCTGGTGCACGCGACCTCGACGTCGAGGTCGAGCAGCGCCCCGTCGTCCGAGCGCCGGGACTCCCCCACGACGAACGCGGACACGGTGACGGGCCGCGCGGCGAGCTGGACCTC contains the following coding sequences:
- a CDS encoding bifunctional riboflavin kinase/FAD synthetase — protein: MQVWHGLGAIPSDWGPSVVSIGVFDGVHRGHRAVVGRAVARSRSAHIPAVVVTFDPHPLDVLRPQIAPKQLTTVAHRAALLGDLGVDAVCVLPFDAELASWSPEQFVGRVLVDALHAAEVVVGADFRFGHKAAGDAALLSTLGARSGFTVCPVGLVEEAGHRWSSTFVRDRVALGEVEAAARALDRPHRVEGVVVHGDKRGRELGYPTANLDVPARTVVPADGVYAGWLVRGLPHNLSAEGETRLPAAISIGTNPTFGGEKRRVEAYVLDRTDLDLYGEHVAVDFVGRVRDTEKFAGVEELVAQMALDVDRVRELLR
- the dapB gene encoding 4-hydroxy-tetrahydrodipicolinate reductase, coding for MTRVAVIGAQGRMGATACRAVEAADGLDLVARLGRGDDLTRLRADGVDVAVELTRPDAVMANLRSCVEQGISVVTGTSGFTPERLDEVRGWLADAPGVAVLVVPNFSVGAVLLMRFAAQAARFYESVEIVELHHPGKADAPSGTARRTAELVAAARAEAGLPPMPDATTEALDGARGASVEGIPVHAVRLRGLVASEEVLLGARGETLTLRHDSHDREGFMPGLLLAVRRVRETPGLTVGLEAYLDLP
- the rpsO gene encoding 30S ribosomal protein S15; this encodes MSLDAATKKKILDEYSLTPGDTGSPEAQVALLSQRIRDLTEHLKTHKHDHHSRRGLLLLVGRRRRLLQYLAKKDINRYRSLIERLGLRR
- a CDS encoding polyribonucleotide nucleotidyltransferase encodes the protein MEGSDITTATAVIDNGRFGKRTVRFETGRLARQAAGSAVAYLDEETMLLSATTASKSPKEQFDFFPLTVDVEERMYAAGRIPGSFFRREGRPSEDAILTCRLIDRPLRPSFVKGLRNEIQVVVTVMALNPNDLYDVVAINAASLSTQLAGLPFSGPIGATRVALIEGQWVAFPTHEQLAGAVFDMVVAGRVVGDGASADVAIMMVEAEATDQAWRLVKEEGQGAPTEEIVAEGLEAAKPFIRTLCEAQSEVAAKAAKETREFPLYPDYQPDAFEAVEGAVTEELSAALTIAGKQEREAELDRVKGLVSERLGEQFAGREKELSGAYRSLTKKLVRQRILRDKVRIDGRGLADIRQLSAEVEVLPRVHGSALFERGETQILGVTTLNMLRMEQQLDTLSPETRKRYMHNYNFPPYSTGETGRVGSPKRREIGHGALAERALVPVLPTREEFPYAIRQVSEALGSNGSTSMGSVCASTMSLLNAGVPLKAPVAGIAMGLVSDEVDGKTEYAALTDILGAEDAFGDMDFKVAGTKEFVTAIQLDTKLDGIPASVLAGALTQAREARLHILDVMNEAIDVPDEMSPFAPRIITVKIPVDKIGEVIGPKGKMINQIQDETGAEITIEDDGTIYIGAVDGPSAEAARQTINGIANPTMPEIGERYLGTVVKTTTFGAFVSLVPGRDGLLHVSQLRKLAGGKRVDNVEDVVKVGQKVQVEIAEIDPRGKLSLVPVVDEAEGAAEGASAEGTADEAAADSKA
- a CDS encoding alpha/beta fold hydrolase, whose protein sequence is MAADDDATAHGPATGAGSAPEALRRVARAEPGRVAVCVTGSDGPELTTYAELDRAVDRLAQALAAELGPPVHGAHRVAVRLHGPLEVVVATLALERAALAVVPVDPSAPIERVEAILADVEAALLLSDVPGDADEVGRRVEHPLGLGVEPVAGLPAAQPSPDALAAVMFTSGSTGTPKGIVVPHAQRQAFARWVDRFWALPDGARVGTLSVGTVGFYEALVRGTVMCGGTLHAYPVRRLGLGALAPWLLEHRIQALPLVPTLLRALVPALPPGLRFPDLTTVVLGAEAPTWEDVRLLRTVLPPGATVYNLYGTTETGSVAGLALPGDAPLGEGRLPAGRAIDGCRIEITGEDGTVLPAGVRGEVTVVTAYGGTGYWNRPEQTRAVWRARPDGTVGCRTGDAGTLGADGVLQCHGRMDHVVKIAGNRVELGEVESALQAADGVAGAAAVGRPDAEGDVRLHAFVTAAADAVLHPAALRGRLARRLPGYMLPDSITILDELPGLPGGKVDRSALPEPALRRERPAAAASSQLEAALVAVWQEVLGREVGADDDFFDLGGDSLRAARAFALMKARLGYDRPISLLLDAPTVALLAAALEAGVDGWEPLVPVRVAGEKPPVFLVHGGGGNVLFARRLAQGLPDGHPVYAFQAPTLSGRASEERTLEELAARYVAEARRCAPDGPYLLFGYSLGGVIAFEMALQLQAAGAQVGLLAMGDSDLPAVAPAPSIPLARRAADRLGELRGLPPQQALRRAARLPGNQARNLPAALRLRGLRRQWREQLAQVAPGAPVDVEFRVAWSLQESGRLLAAYAPARAFDGSVVMVSASESRRDHAGEWAPYVTGKVHVEQVDGRHESLLQGERIDAVAAALAAALGRVGALRS
- the truB gene encoding tRNA pseudouridine(55) synthase TruB, which codes for MPVTETAPEGIVVVDKPGGWTSHDVVGRMRRLAGTRRVGHAGTLDPMATGVLVLGVGRATRLLGHLAGADKAYSATVRLGQATTTDDAEGEPAGGAPAGDVPAETLLEAVAALTGDIEQVPSSVSAIKVNGKRAYALARAGEEVQLAARPVTVSAFVVGESRRSDDGALLDLDVEVACTSGTYVRALARDLGRALGVGGHLTMLRRTRVGPWTLEDARTLEKLEEQVDVLPMAAAAGRAFPRREVGAEDAARLAHGALLPAEGTAGPVAVFGPDGAFLALVEERGGRARPLAVFAAA
- a CDS encoding M16 family metallopeptidase: MAARTNALRPQRPGTTRTLTGEDGSGGTVRRTVLPGGLRVVTEALPGVRSATVGIWIGVGSRDEAPSLAGASHYLEHLLFKGTKRRTALDISSTIDAVGGEMNAFTTKEYTCYYARVLDEDLPLAVDVVCDLVTSSTVSTADVEQERGVILEEIAMHDDDPTDAVHELFSEAIFGDAPLGRPVTGTVDSVSALSRSAIHGYYKRRYKPSAMVVTVAGNVDHAKVVRLVRSAFDKAGALGGDDVPAPPRLGATKAPRGLGGTRVEERRTEQANLVLGVPGVSRTDERRFALGVLNAALGGGMSSRLFQEVREKRGMAYSVYSYNAQYADAGVFGIYAGCLPKKVDDVLAVCREQLELVAASGITRDELVRGQGQLRGGLVLGLEDTGARMSRLGKAELVYGELAGIDAVLAQISAVTLDDVQAVAQDLLTVTPTLAVVGPFDAGREFSAVA